The proteins below come from a single Xiphophorus couchianus chromosome 20, X_couchianus-1.0, whole genome shotgun sequence genomic window:
- the arl6ip5a gene encoding ADP-ribosylation factor-like 6 interacting protein 5a, producing MAKVELAPLRSWDDFFPGSERFAKPDFGDMARWNNRVVSNLLYYQSNYLVLAIAVFFIVGFLNPMGMLTAMVVVSAVFLGSVWAGENRAVIKNFKRQNPTAFVIVVMVASYILISLLGSVMTFMTAITLPLTLIVAHASFRLRNVKNKVENKMEGAGLKRTPMGLLLQALGQQEENLQKIQTFLEGKMKE from the exons ATGGCTAAAGTAGAGCTAGCACCGCTGAGGTCGTGGGATGACTTCTTCCCCGGCTCGGAAAGGTTCGCTAAACCGGATTTTGGAGACATGGCAAGATGGAACAACCGAGTTGTCAGCAACCTGCTTTATTATCAGTCTAATTACCTGGTGCTCGCCATTGCTGTTTTCTTCATTGTCGG GTTCCTCAACCCTATGGGGATGCTCACGGCCATGGTCGTGGTGTCGGCCGTCTTCCTCGGCTCCGTCTGGGCCGGAGAGAACCGAGCCGTGATCAAGAACTTCAAGAGGCAGAACCCCACGGCGTTCGTGATCGTCGTCATGGTGGCCAGCTACATTCTGATTTCTCTGCTCGGCAGCGTCATGACGTTTATGACAGCAATCACTTTACCTCTCACTT TGATAGTCGCACACGCTTCGTTTCGCCTGCGCAACGTGAAGAACAAGGTGGAGAACAAGATGGAAGGCGCGGGGCTGAAGAGGACTCCGATGGGCCTTTTGCTCCAGGCTCTGGGACAGCAGGAGGAAAACCTCCAGAAGATTCAGACTTTTCTGGAGGGAAAAATGAAGGAGTAG